One stretch of Fictibacillus sp. b24 DNA includes these proteins:
- a CDS encoding DUF3388 domain-containing protein, translating into MGEQEWYLEYEIHKNRPGLLGDISSLLGMLGINIITINGVDNERRGMLLIIDNEEKINRLKSILDSMDNITVTKFRKPKLRDRLAVRHGRYIERDADDKKTFRFIRDELGILVDFLAELYKVEGHKLIGVRGMPRVGKTESIVASSVCANKRWVFISSTLLRQTVRNMLADDEYDSDHVFIIDGAVSARNMNDKHWQLIREIMRLPAAKVVEHPDLFVQQTEYTLDDFDYIIELKSHRDEEITYEALKQDQTGFGNLE; encoded by the coding sequence ATGGGAGAGCAAGAATGGTATTTAGAGTATGAGATACATAAAAACCGGCCGGGTCTCCTAGGGGATATATCATCCTTATTGGGTATGCTTGGAATTAATATCATTACGATTAATGGTGTGGATAACGAGCGCCGTGGAATGCTTCTGATTATCGATAACGAAGAAAAGATTAACCGTCTGAAATCGATTTTAGATTCCATGGATAACATTACGGTAACCAAGTTCCGCAAACCAAAGCTTCGTGACAGGCTTGCTGTTAGACATGGTAGGTACATCGAACGCGATGCAGATGACAAAAAAACGTTTCGCTTTATTCGAGATGAGCTTGGTATATTGGTTGACTTTTTAGCTGAATTATATAAAGTTGAAGGACATAAATTAATCGGCGTAAGAGGTATGCCGCGTGTAGGAAAGACAGAAAGTATCGTTGCATCGAGTGTCTGTGCGAATAAGCGGTGGGTCTTTATTTCATCGACTTTATTGCGCCAAACTGTTAGAAACATGCTCGCAGACGATGAATACGACTCTGATCATGTTTTTATTATCGATGGTGCAGTTTCTGCACGCAACATGAACGATAAGCATTGGCAGCTCATACGAGAGATCATGAGACTTCCTGCAGCGAAAGTTGTGGAGCATCCTGATCTTTTTGTTCAGCAAACAGAATATACTCTTGATGATTTTGACTATATCATCGAGCTGAAAAGTCATCGTGATGAAGAAATTACATATGAAGCTCTGAAACAAGATCAAACAGGATTTGGAAATTTAGAATGA
- a CDS encoding DUF3243 domain-containing protein, with protein sequence MSVLDNFGQWKDFLAERLNHAEHEGMNHDTISNLATEIGGYLANHVEPKNEEEKVLADLWKVADENERHAIANMMVKLVQNDGSR encoded by the coding sequence ATGTCAGTATTAGACAACTTTGGTCAATGGAAAGATTTCTTGGCAGAACGCTTAAATCACGCGGAGCACGAAGGTATGAACCACGATACGATCTCAAACTTAGCAACTGAGATCGGTGGGTACTTAGCGAACCACGTTGAACCAAAAAACGAAGAAGAAAAAGTTCTTGCCGATCTTTGGAAAGTGGCCGATGAAAATGAAAGACACGCCATTGCTAACATGATGGTCAAGTTAGTTCAAAACGACGGAAGCCGCTAA